One Deltaproteobacteria bacterium DNA window includes the following coding sequences:
- a CDS encoding molybdopterin-dependent oxidoreductase, which produces MEGLRIAYRTCPFCEATCGLEITVQDGRAVNVKGDKEDVFSKGYLCPKGAALADLHYDPDRLRHPMIKRNGRWKEVGWDEAFAAVESGLIPLMDKYGRDAVGVYAGNPCAHTMAGTLCMKPMLKALRSRNIFSASSVDQIPKHVSSGLMFGHPGTIPVPDIDRTHFLLILGADPLESNGSLATAPDWPGRLGALKRRGGKLVVVDPRTSRTAKLANEHLRIEPGGDPFLLMALIRVLFEENRVNPGRLSDHIIGVDAVRDLCRPFSPEAVESRTGIDAAMVYRTARELASAPSAAVYGRMGTSTVTFGALNQWLIDTINTLTGNLDRPGGVMFPTPAHMPRCNRPGGKGWTLGRWKSRVKGLHEVMGELPVCTLCDEIETEGKGQIRALVTVASNPVIALPNSARVARALADLDFMVSVDFYLNASTRHADVILPPTGPLSTAQYDFAFYNLSVRNIANYSPPVIPKPDDERDKWEILYGLAMIFGGQGASANAAQMDDFIISMMVDGVAKKEESPFFGRQTELLEAMKDLRGPDRMLDFMLRTGAYGDGFDANPGGLSLSRLKAHPHGIDLGSLEPRIPGILRTPSGKIDLAPQQMGQDVQRLIEAMNRPDSHGLVLVGRRHLRTNNSWMANIPSLVSGPPRCVLHIHPEDASRAGLENGDTAEVKSRMGQVAVPVEITPDIRPGVVSLPHGWGHDLPGVRMDVARVHGGVNANLLSDDECFDPLSNNAVLNGIPVEVSSSPNQDKAS; this is translated from the coding sequence ATGGAAGGATTGCGCATTGCCTATCGCACGTGTCCCTTTTGCGAAGCCACGTGCGGATTGGAGATCACCGTCCAGGACGGCCGTGCCGTAAACGTCAAAGGAGATAAGGAGGATGTGTTCAGCAAGGGGTATCTCTGTCCAAAGGGTGCGGCACTGGCGGATCTCCATTACGATCCCGATCGCTTACGCCACCCGATGATAAAGAGAAACGGCCGTTGGAAAGAGGTGGGCTGGGACGAGGCATTTGCCGCGGTCGAATCCGGTCTGATCCCCTTGATGGACAAGTACGGCCGCGATGCGGTGGGTGTGTACGCAGGCAACCCTTGCGCCCATACCATGGCAGGGACGCTTTGCATGAAACCGATGCTTAAGGCGTTGCGGAGCCGGAACATCTTCAGTGCCAGCTCAGTGGACCAGATCCCCAAACACGTCTCCAGTGGCCTGATGTTCGGCCACCCCGGCACGATTCCAGTGCCCGACATCGACCGCACCCATTTTCTGCTGATACTGGGGGCAGACCCGCTGGAGTCAAATGGATCGCTCGCCACGGCCCCCGACTGGCCCGGGCGGTTGGGCGCCCTTAAGCGACGAGGCGGCAAGCTGGTGGTTGTGGACCCTCGCACCAGTCGAACCGCCAAGCTGGCGAACGAGCACCTCCGCATAGAACCCGGAGGAGATCCGTTTCTGCTCATGGCATTGATCCGGGTCTTGTTTGAAGAGAATCGGGTCAATCCCGGACGGCTCTCCGATCACATCATCGGAGTGGACGCGGTGCGCGATCTCTGCAGGCCGTTTTCCCCTGAGGCCGTGGAAAGCCGCACGGGCATTGATGCCGCTATGGTGTACCGGACAGCGAGGGAACTCGCCTCTGCACCCTCTGCGGCGGTATACGGCCGCATGGGCACGAGTACCGTGACATTCGGGGCGCTCAACCAATGGCTCATCGACACGATCAACACCCTGACCGGAAATTTGGATCGTCCCGGAGGGGTCATGTTCCCCACGCCGGCGCATATGCCGCGCTGTAACCGTCCGGGGGGAAAAGGGTGGACCCTGGGAAGATGGAAAAGCCGGGTCAAAGGTCTGCACGAGGTCATGGGCGAGCTGCCGGTCTGTACCTTGTGCGACGAGATTGAGACCGAAGGAAAAGGACAAATCCGGGCGTTGGTCACCGTGGCGTCCAATCCTGTGATCGCACTTCCCAATTCGGCCCGGGTAGCCCGGGCCTTGGCCGATTTGGACTTCATGGTGTCGGTGGACTTTTACCTGAATGCGTCCACACGACACGCAGATGTGATCCTCCCCCCCACCGGACCTTTATCCACCGCGCAATACGATTTTGCATTCTACAATCTGTCGGTACGAAACATTGCCAACTACTCCCCCCCTGTGATTCCCAAGCCCGATGACGAGAGGGACAAATGGGAGATCCTCTATGGCCTGGCCATGATCTTCGGCGGCCAGGGGGCTTCAGCCAATGCCGCGCAGATGGATGATTTCATCATCAGCATGATGGTGGATGGGGTAGCTAAAAAAGAGGAATCACCTTTTTTCGGCAGGCAAACGGAACTATTGGAGGCCATGAAAGATCTCCGAGGTCCGGACCGGATGCTGGACTTCATGCTTCGGACCGGGGCCTATGGTGACGGCTTCGACGCGAATCCCGGCGGTTTGTCATTGTCCAGGTTGAAAGCGCATCCCCACGGCATAGACCTGGGATCTCTTGAGCCCCGAATCCCAGGGATATTACGAACCCCCTCAGGCAAGATCGATCTGGCGCCACAGCAGATGGGTCAAGACGTCCAGCGGCTTATTGAAGCCATGAATCGTCCTGATTCCCATGGGCTGGTCCTTGTCGGACGCCGGCATCTTCGAACCAACAATTCATGGATGGCCAACATTCCCTCCCTCGTATCCGGTCCCCCCCGGTGCGTTCTGCATATTCATCCGGAGGATGCATCTCGTGCCGGGCTTGAAAATGGAGATACGGCGGAAGTGAAGAGCCGCATGGGACAGGTAGCGGTCCCGGTCGAAATTACACCGGACATCCGGCCGGGAGTGGTCAGTCTACCCCATGGCTGGGGCCACGATCTCCCCGGCGTGCGAATGGATGTGGCCAGGGTCCATGGAGGAGTGAACGCCAATTTACTGAGCGACGATGAATGCTTTGATCCATTGTCCAACAATGCGGTGCTAAACGGAATACCGGTGGAGGTGTCGTCTTCACCGAATCAAGACAAGGCGTCCTGA
- a CDS encoding DUF362 domain-containing protein, which produces MNRRSFLKYQAAGMLWTIGAPFMLPGRLFAREKTDVAVVKGEVQAAVRKSVEMLGGISKFVKKGDRVVIKPNMSFAVSPEQASNTHPLVAKTIAAMCKEAGAARVLVLDNPLAPAEQCLEASGIFAACESLEKDMVHMVSRPGSFKEVGIPNGRTLKTTDVMKEVLSADVLIAAPVAKSHSGAGVSLSMKGMMGLIRDRSTMHRRGLHETIVDLVSLLTPQLVIIDATRVLTTGGPGGPGKVIEPKTIIAATDMVAADAYAVSAFEWYGRTYAPSQIKHIRLAHERGLGRMDIENLNVRKISV; this is translated from the coding sequence ATGAACAGACGCAGTTTTTTAAAATACCAGGCAGCCGGCATGCTGTGGACCATCGGTGCTCCTTTCATGTTACCGGGTCGACTGTTTGCCCGAGAAAAAACCGATGTCGCCGTGGTCAAAGGAGAGGTTCAGGCCGCGGTACGCAAATCCGTGGAAATGCTGGGCGGAATTTCAAAATTTGTCAAAAAAGGCGACCGCGTCGTGATTAAGCCCAATATGAGTTTTGCCGTATCGCCGGAACAGGCCTCCAACACCCATCCGCTGGTAGCAAAAACCATTGCCGCCATGTGCAAGGAGGCCGGCGCAGCACGGGTGCTGGTTCTGGACAACCCCCTGGCTCCCGCGGAACAGTGCCTTGAAGCATCGGGAATTTTCGCGGCTTGTGAATCCCTGGAAAAGGATATGGTCCATATGGTGTCCAGGCCCGGCAGTTTCAAGGAAGTGGGAATCCCCAACGGCCGGACCCTTAAGACCACCGACGTCATGAAAGAAGTGCTCTCGGCGGATGTCCTGATTGCCGCACCGGTGGCAAAATCCCATTCCGGCGCAGGGGTAAGCCTTTCCATGAAAGGGATGATGGGCCTGATACGGGATCGGAGCACCATGCACCGGCGGGGGCTTCATGAGACCATCGTTGATCTGGTATCGCTGTTGACCCCCCAGCTGGTGATCATTGATGCCACCCGGGTCCTGACCACCGGCGGCCCGGGCGGTCCCGGCAAGGTAATTGAACCGAAAACCATTATCGCAGCCACCGACATGGTGGCGGCGGATGCCTATGCGGTCTCCGCATTTGAATGGTATGGCCGGACATACGCCCCATCCCAGATCAAGCATATCCGTCTGGCCCATGAGCGCGGCCTGGGCCGGATGGACATTGAAAACCTGAATGTCAGAAAAATTTCGGTATAG
- a CDS encoding NAD(P)/FAD-dependent oxidoreductase, producing the protein MTEHAEHLDGAILQRDRETYAIVPRTPLGLVTPEVLESIAQVVKKYKIPVVKITSGQRMALVGLKEEDVAPAWKDLGMDVGRATELCVHYAQACPGTAVCRLGVQDSLGLGMELEKLFIGMGLPAKVKFGVSGCPMCCGESYVRDVGVLGTKKGWTLIFGGNSGGRPRIGDVVAEDLGKEEVIDLVKQCLEYYAANGKKKERTARFMDRIGIDALKAAVL; encoded by the coding sequence ATGACTGAACATGCTGAACATCTTGACGGTGCCATTCTGCAGAGAGACAGAGAAACCTATGCTATTGTTCCCAGGACACCGCTGGGGCTCGTTACCCCGGAGGTCCTGGAGTCCATTGCGCAGGTGGTTAAAAAATATAAGATTCCGGTGGTCAAGATTACCTCCGGGCAGCGCATGGCCCTGGTGGGGCTCAAGGAGGAGGACGTGGCCCCGGCCTGGAAAGACCTGGGCATGGACGTGGGGAGGGCCACTGAACTCTGTGTGCACTATGCACAGGCCTGTCCGGGGACGGCGGTATGCCGTTTAGGGGTCCAGGATTCGCTGGGCCTGGGCATGGAATTGGAAAAGCTGTTCATCGGCATGGGACTTCCTGCCAAGGTGAAATTCGGTGTCTCCGGGTGTCCCATGTGCTGTGGCGAGAGCTACGTACGGGATGTGGGGGTCCTGGGAACGAAAAAAGGGTGGACCCTCATTTTCGGGGGCAACAGCGGGGGCCGGCCCCGTATCGGTGACGTGGTCGCCGAGGATTTGGGCAAAGAGGAGGTCATTGATCTCGTCAAACAATGCCTGGAATATTATGCCGCCAATGGCAAAAAAAAGGAACGCACCGCCCGGTTCATGGATCGAATCGGCATAGATGCCCTGAAAGCAGCGGTCCTTTGA
- a CDS encoding 4Fe-4S binding protein yields the protein MSFRRAAQLIFLIIFLALLARAGHIKEADLFLRMDPALVGITAIAARMWTWLFLPALIVVLSALLFGRVFCGYICPMGTTLDFSDKCIPRPTGKTERSPQRLSPRLNRYILVFLVGAGLAGVSLVSWASPLALITRFYGLVVYPVTELIADQSLVFLYPLASWLDIRSLMFAEIHPSRFTAQFFVLVLFILIFAAGWITPRFWCRYLCPAGGILAVAAGKPLLRRRVSDECNGCGICAQKCPMGAIDRLHPERTNHSACISCRTCEANCPQEAIEFSLLARPGSHMARETGVSTSRRYFLMAGAAGMGTAALSLTGLHAVSGKETEGWVQPARLIRPPGAIPEPMFRAACVRCGECMRACPTNTLQPIWFAAGFLGMFSPAITPDRKYCDPRCTICGEVCPTGAIRTLSAGERVWARTGTAVIYRQKCLAWEHQKSCMVCDEVCPYNAIEFEKIADLPYPVPHVKEDRCAGCGYCEHYCPVTNEAAIVVTPMNALRLQAGSYREAGQIRKFNLSLRPPTEGLQPKPYPGVSGGEIESPEGEAENGSEELAPGFDRGY from the coding sequence ATGAGCTTTCGTCGCGCTGCCCAACTGATCTTCCTGATCATCTTCCTGGCGCTTCTGGCAAGGGCCGGCCACATCAAGGAAGCGGATCTTTTTCTTCGCATGGACCCGGCACTTGTGGGGATAACAGCTATTGCCGCCCGTATGTGGACCTGGCTGTTTCTTCCTGCCTTGATCGTCGTCCTTTCCGCATTATTATTCGGCCGCGTCTTCTGCGGCTATATCTGCCCCATGGGCACGACCCTCGATTTCTCTGATAAATGCATTCCAAGACCCACCGGAAAAACAGAGCGTTCGCCCCAAAGGCTCTCCCCCCGTTTAAACCGCTATATCCTTGTATTCCTGGTCGGCGCAGGGTTGGCAGGGGTGTCGCTGGTGTCCTGGGCTTCCCCTCTGGCGCTGATCACGCGCTTTTACGGCCTGGTTGTCTATCCGGTCACGGAACTGATCGCCGATCAATCCCTGGTGTTCCTCTACCCTTTGGCCAGCTGGCTGGATATCCGCAGCCTCATGTTTGCGGAAATCCATCCCTCGCGCTTTACCGCCCAGTTTTTCGTGCTGGTGCTTTTTATTCTGATATTTGCGGCCGGCTGGATCACCCCGCGGTTCTGGTGCCGATATCTCTGCCCGGCCGGCGGCATCCTGGCTGTGGCCGCCGGAAAACCCCTGCTTCGTCGCAGGGTGAGCGACGAGTGCAACGGGTGTGGCATATGTGCACAAAAATGTCCCATGGGGGCCATTGACCGCCTCCATCCGGAGCGCACCAATCATTCCGCCTGTATCTCGTGCCGGACCTGTGAAGCCAATTGCCCGCAGGAGGCCATTGAATTCAGCCTTCTGGCGCGTCCCGGTTCTCATATGGCGCGGGAAACCGGGGTATCAACCTCCCGCCGGTACTTTCTGATGGCCGGGGCAGCGGGTATGGGAACAGCTGCGCTAAGCCTGACCGGATTGCATGCTGTTTCGGGAAAAGAGACCGAAGGCTGGGTCCAGCCCGCCCGGCTGATCCGGCCTCCGGGGGCGATACCTGAACCGATGTTTCGTGCCGCCTGCGTGCGCTGCGGGGAATGCATGCGGGCCTGTCCCACCAATACGCTTCAGCCCATATGGTTTGCCGCTGGATTCCTGGGCATGTTCAGCCCGGCCATTACGCCTGATCGCAAATACTGCGATCCGCGATGCACCATCTGCGGCGAGGTATGCCCCACCGGGGCCATACGGACGCTTTCAGCAGGGGAGCGCGTCTGGGCCAGAACCGGCACAGCCGTTATCTACCGGCAGAAGTGTCTGGCCTGGGAGCACCAAAAAAGCTGCATGGTCTGCGACGAGGTTTGTCCCTATAATGCCATCGAGTTTGAAAAAATTGCCGATCTCCCCTATCCGGTCCCCCATGTGAAGGAAGACCGGTGCGCCGGCTGCGGGTATTGCGAGCATTATTGCCCGGTCACCAATGAGGCCGCCATTGTGGTCACTCCCATGAACGCGCTCCGCCTTCAGGCAGGCTCTTACCGCGAAGCAGGACAAATCAGGAAATTCAACCTCTCACTTAGACCGCCAACAGAGGGCCTCCAGCCGAAACCCTATCCGGGCGTCTCCGGCGGGGAAATTGAAAGCCCCGAAGGGGAGGCTGAGAATGGCTCGGAAGAACTGGCGCCGGGATTTGACAGGGGATATTAG
- a CDS encoding MORN motif-containing protein — MKRSYPDGSTYDGDFGWSWKEFRRCKHGEGSWIHPDGSTYVGEWKYDHLHGQGIYIFPDGGKYAGEFKESRFNGRGTFTYPGGQRYEGEWKDGHKCGRGTYTFSDGSTYAGEWKDGNPHGKGTWTYPGGERYEGEWKDGHKCGQGTYRLPDGSTCIEERKDGASRRQGTWIYPDGSTYIGEWKNFTPHGYGTWTYPDNEKYEGRWKEGNKHGPGTYTFSDGSTYVGEWKEDKPHGPGTRTYTDGATYVGGFKKDEFDGQGTFTLPDGSTYVGEWKDGKPHGQGTYTRPGGTRHEEEFKDSPPAGQNP; from the coding sequence ATGAAACGGTCTTATCCTGATGGTTCCACATATGACGGGGACTTCGGTTGGTCATGGAAAGAATTTAGGCGCTGTAAACATGGAGAAGGGTCCTGGATCCATCCTGACGGGTCAACATATGTAGGGGAATGGAAATATGATCATCTCCATGGACAAGGGATTTACATCTTCCCTGATGGGGGCAAATATGCAGGGGAATTTAAAGAAAGTAGATTTAATGGCCGAGGGACATTTACCTACCCCGGCGGTCAGAGGTATGAAGGTGAATGGAAGGATGGTCATAAATGTGGACGAGGGACTTACACTTTTTCCGATGGGTCGACTTATGCAGGGGAGTGGAAAGACGGTAACCCCCACGGCAAAGGAACTTGGACCTACCCCGGCGGTGAAAGATATGAAGGTGAATGGAAGGATGGTCATAAATGTGGACAAGGGACTTACAGACTCCCTGACGGTTCTACATGCATAGAGGAGAGAAAGGATGGGGCATCACGCAGACAAGGAACGTGGATTTATCCGGATGGCTCAACCTATATAGGGGAATGGAAAAACTTCACGCCACATGGATACGGAACCTGGACGTATCCTGATAATGAAAAATATGAAGGGAGATGGAAAGAGGGGAATAAACATGGGCCAGGGACTTACACTTTTTCCGATGGGTCCACGTATGTAGGGGAATGGAAAGAAGATAAGCCACATGGACCCGGAACTCGAACCTATACTGACGGCGCGACGTATGTCGGTGGATTCAAAAAGGATGAGTTTGATGGACAAGGGACATTTACCCTTCCTGATGGGTCAACATATGTCGGTGAATGGAAAGATGGTAAACCCCATGGACAAGGAACTTACACCCGTCCCGGGGGTACAAGACATGAAGAAGAATTCAAGGATAGTCCACCTGCTGGGCAAAATCCTTGA
- a CDS encoding lytic murein transglycosylase, which translates to MGWRSTSFKVVALCGFTFFLVTDVAAGVKKTSKEVQTAFTGHIEGDVSISGMNAGSPSVSAGVTSASDSSEANSFVTKTWSRLLERLASDGFDQYELRDLFSQPEIIFDPSPMVHKMNELHSAKLRAERIKPIQERLAVLGYRPGPIDGKIGAKTRRAIIAFQYVHGLPLDGTPAEDLLRRLEGELRKAPPNIMHLDLPMETGPKVYRSVLQPERIREAKDFLALNEDLLRSVHRRYGISPKVAVSLLALETRVGNYLGEEGAFATLSSMAACADFSKIEPLLKNQPVKPRFRGWLQKRCQQKADWAYKELKALLRYAEGNKLNLLDIPGSKYGAIGICQFMPTNALIYGIDGDGDGKIDLFTAEDALPSMGNFLRHHGWKKGMGARKALYRYNRNTTYVNTILALAEHL; encoded by the coding sequence ATGGGATGGCGGTCGACATCATTCAAGGTCGTGGCATTGTGCGGTTTCACCTTTTTTCTGGTTACAGATGTAGCGGCAGGGGTCAAGAAAACCTCTAAAGAGGTGCAGACAGCGTTCACCGGACATATTGAAGGTGATGTTTCAATTTCAGGGATGAATGCAGGTAGCCCTTCGGTATCAGCCGGCGTCACGTCAGCGTCTGATTCTTCGGAGGCAAACTCCTTTGTGACGAAAACGTGGAGCCGGTTACTCGAAAGGCTGGCGTCAGATGGCTTTGATCAATATGAACTTCGTGATCTGTTTTCCCAACCAGAGATCATCTTTGACCCATCGCCGATGGTCCATAAAATGAATGAATTGCATTCGGCAAAACTTCGGGCAGAAAGAATCAAACCTATACAGGAGAGACTGGCAGTACTTGGTTACAGGCCTGGTCCCATAGACGGAAAAATAGGGGCCAAGACCCGAAGGGCCATTATCGCCTTCCAGTATGTGCACGGACTCCCGCTCGATGGAACGCCCGCCGAAGATCTGCTCCGGCGGTTGGAAGGTGAACTCAGAAAAGCCCCTCCGAATATTATGCATCTGGACCTTCCCATGGAGACAGGGCCAAAGGTTTATAGAAGCGTTTTACAACCCGAACGGATTAGAGAAGCCAAAGATTTCCTTGCGCTGAATGAGGACCTTTTGCGGTCAGTGCATAGAAGATACGGCATTTCTCCTAAGGTGGCGGTTAGCCTTCTCGCCCTGGAGACACGCGTCGGAAACTATCTTGGGGAGGAGGGCGCATTTGCGACCTTGTCGAGTATGGCGGCATGTGCGGATTTCAGCAAAATTGAGCCTCTTCTCAAGAATCAACCGGTCAAGCCAAGGTTCCGCGGCTGGCTTCAAAAACGGTGTCAACAGAAAGCGGATTGGGCCTATAAAGAACTGAAGGCACTGCTCAGATATGCTGAAGGTAACAAATTGAATCTATTAGACATTCCAGGCTCCAAGTATGGTGCAATCGGGATCTGTCAGTTTATGCCCACAAACGCGCTGATATATGGTATTGATGGAGACGGGGACGGCAAGATAGATTTATTTACGGCCGAAGATGCATTGCCGAGTATGGGCAATTTCCTGCGGCATCATGGCTGGAAAAAGGGGATGGGTGCTCGCAAAGCACTTTACCGCTATAACCGCAACACGACTTATGTAAATACGATTCTGGCCTTGGCAGAACATCTATAA